Below is a window of Fervidobacterium pennivorans DSM 9078 DNA.
GTTGGAATGAATGCAGGAGTTAGTATTTACTCTGAATACGTAAGATACGGACTTTTCAAAAGACTTTCCGTAACTCCAATCTCTTCTTTAAAACTGCTCTTGAGCAGTGCCAGTGCTAATACGATAACTGGAATTGTTTCGTCTTTTGCTGTACTTTTACTTTCAAAATTTATATTTGGTGCAAATCTTAAAGTGAGTCTCTCACAGTTACCTGAGTATTTATTAGTTGTGATAAGTTCTGTCTTAGTGAACCTCGCGCTTGGTACAATCATAGGACTGCTATTCAAAAACGCAGCCCAAAGCGCTGCACAAATAATCTACACTATCTTCATTTTTTTCTCCGGAGTTTACTTTCCCATAGACTTCTTACCAAAGGCTCTTCGCTTTGTTTCTTATCTCACAACACCAAGGTACGTACATTTGTTATTCCAAAAAGTCTACAATATACCTGTGCTCGATGATTTCAGCTTCTACATGATAAACGCTGCCTTCATTTTTTCGGGAATAACAATTGCAAGCTTTGCAACGAGGAAATTTTTGCGTTCTGAGAATAAATAGCCAAATTTTGGTAGGTGGTATGTGTGGCAGAAAATGATTTTGTGCTCGTAGCTAAAGACCTTAAAAAATATTATCCCTCGGTAAAAGCCGTAGATGGAGTTTCGATAGAACTAAAGAAAGGAGAAATCATTTCTATACTTGGACCAAATGGAGCGGGTAAGACAACGACAGTTGAAATGCTCGAAGGCCTGAGGAAACCCGATAGTGGTCGAATAGTTTACTTTGGAAAATACGAAAAAATAACGGATGAAGTAAAAGAGAGAATAGGTGTCTGTCTACAGGAAAATTTCTTTTTCGAAGAACTCACCGTACTTGAGACCATTAGATTGTACGCGTCTCTTTACAGCACAAAAGTGGATTTCGAAGAGATAATTGACACATTTCAGTTACGTGAAAAACTAAATGCAAGAATCAAACATCTCTCTGGTGGGCAAAAGCAAAGATTAGCAGTTGCACTGGCATTTTTGAATAATCCCGATATCATCTTTTTAGACGAACCAACGGTGGGCTTGGACCCACAGGCAAGAAGACACCTTTGGGATGTGATTCTAAAATACAAAAAGGAAGGAAAATCGATAATTCTTACAACCCATTATATGGAGGAAGCGCACCAACTATCCGATAGAGTATATATCATGGACCACGGAAAGATTATTGCTCAGGGAACACCCCAGGAACTCATTTCATCCTCAGGATTGAACTCTGTTATCGAATTCCCAAAACAGTATGCAGACAAGATTAATTTCGAAGGGATGATGATTACAGGAGAATATGCATACATCTCCGTAGCAGACCCAATACCTGTTATCGAAAAACTTCTGGCAGTCAACGTCAGAAACTTTGTACTTAGACATCCTACACTGGAGGATGTATTTCTTAAACTCACAGGACGTAAAATTGACTAAAGGTAGGAGAAACATATGAAACCTACAAAAACAAGTAGTTTGATTGAACTATTTATTTCTTTGTTTAAGCAATTTTTCTTAAGGTCGAAAGAATCAGTTTTTTGGTTGGTAATATTCCCAACGATATTGTTTTTGATTCTAACAACAATCTTTGGAAATGTTGAGGAAAATGTGGAGCTAAAAGTCAAAATTCTTGGAGAAAGTAAAATGTTAGAAAACATATTCAGTGACATCAAACAATTCAAGGCTGAATTCATAATCTTTGCAAGCGATGCCGAAAAATCCTCCAAGTTGAAAGAGTTAGATAACGAGTTGCGTCCTGGAAAAATCCATGCTTTTGTAGTGCTTCCAGAAAACTTTGATTCAGAATTTTCAATAGCAACAATTCTTCAAAAGACGAAATTCCAGCGAAAAGTATTGGTTAACATCTATTATGTTCCTATAAGACAGGAGTCAAAACTTGCTGGGGACATCTTATCAAGCGTTTTTAATTCCCTTGGAACAAGGGAAGAAGTTTCTGTTGAAACATACAAACTGTCCGAAGGTGAGTTTGAATACAACGAATTTATCTATCCTGGTGTTATCGGAATGGCGATACTATCTGTATTCATTTTTGGTTTTATGAGCGAAGTCGAATACCTTTACAGAAGGGGAATGTTGCGCAGATTCTACACTACGCCAATTAACATCATCAATATTCTTATTTTCACAGCTCTTGTTAACATGATTGAACTGATTTTAGGTATATCGGTTCTAAGTTTATTTGCAAATTTAAAAGGCGTTGACGTTGGTAAGTACTTACCTTCAATGGTTTTACACGTTTCAATAGCTTGTGTTCTACTAACGTTGTTAAGTCTGAATGTCTTGATTTTTTCTAAGAACAAACCTTCCAGAATCTTCGTTTTAGGACAAATATACTTCCAAGTTCAGATGTTTGCAGGGGGTTTTTACTTCCCTCTGAAGTTTGCAAATCCAGTAGTTAAAAACTTCGCCCGTTTCTTACCTCTAACGTATACCGTTGATGCCTTACGCTTGCCAAAACACTTAAATGGTTTCGAGAAAGGACACATTCTCGTTCCGATAATATACATATTGCTCCTAGGGGTTAATCTGTTAATATTCTCAAAAAGGCTAAAGGTTGCTGAACAATGAGAATATATCAAAATATCAAACATAGAGGATGACAACAGAAATGAGGAAGAACGTTGGAGTGATAATTGTCTTTTCAGCACTTTCAGTGCTTATTCTCGTGTTATTAATCGAAAAGCAAATTACAAATTTAGACATCTCCGTGCATTTTACTGAAACAAAAGCACTGACGAATTTCGTTTTAGAATTCATAAACTCTTCTGATACTTTCCTTTACGTATCCGCACTTGATGTGAGTCATCCAATAATTCTTTCTGCCCTCAAAAAATTACAAGAAAACGGCGTTGATGTTAGGATTCTTACCGAAAAACCTGTTCTTGGACTTCCTTCGAAACTTGATGCTTCAAAGGGGTTGCACCATGTAAAGTTTATGGTAAATGACAATGGTGTAATATTTGGCTCTGCTAATTTTAGTGTAAGTGGTTTAGAAACAGGCCTAAATGACCTTATTTTGTTTCCTAAAAATCATAGCGAGAGATTTAAAGAGTTCTTCCTAAACCTATGGGAATATGGTAAAATTGGAACAGTCAAAGGCTTCTTGGTTTCACCTGTAGATAATCCCGAAGAAAAGGTACTCAGAGCTATACAGAAAGCTCGCAAGAGAATATACATTTGCATGTACGCATTTACCGATGAAAATATACTGGCTTCGATTAAATGGAAACAAAGCCAAGGAATAGATGTTCAAATTGTAACTGACAAATGGTTTTTAAGAAGTCGCATATCGAAATATCTTCAAGGTAACTGCAAAATCATTAGTAGAACCATGTTACATCACAAATTTATTATAGTCGATGACGA
It encodes the following:
- a CDS encoding ABC transporter permease, translating into MLFYSFLLINLRNRFLFFMNILLPIVFLILFGAVFGKQQTAPSVAFYSDRDVIIDFENWTKLSNIPTDEEIKSSPYDAVIIGKDGKILVFVKSNLLQIDYELQVFKLRYTSKGSTIPVEVVLNNVKVGKELTSLEYIMIGVIAISLLSVGMNAGVSIYSEYVRYGLFKRLSVTPISSLKLLLSSASANTITGIVSSFAVLLLSKFIFGANLKVSLSQLPEYLLVVISSVLVNLALGTIIGLLFKNAAQSAAQIIYTIFIFFSGVYFPIDFLPKALRFVSYLTTPRYVHLLFQKVYNIPVLDDFSFYMINAAFIFSGITIASFATRKFLRSENK
- a CDS encoding ABC transporter ATP-binding protein, with protein sequence MAENDFVLVAKDLKKYYPSVKAVDGVSIELKKGEIISILGPNGAGKTTTVEMLEGLRKPDSGRIVYFGKYEKITDEVKERIGVCLQENFFFEELTVLETIRLYASLYSTKVDFEEIIDTFQLREKLNARIKHLSGGQKQRLAVALAFLNNPDIIFLDEPTVGLDPQARRHLWDVILKYKKEGKSIILTTHYMEEAHQLSDRVYIMDHGKIIAQGTPQELISSSGLNSVIEFPKQYADKINFEGMMITGEYAYISVADPIPVIEKLLAVNVRNFVLRHPTLEDVFLKLTGRKID
- a CDS encoding ABC transporter permease, which encodes MKPTKTSSLIELFISLFKQFFLRSKESVFWLVIFPTILFLILTTIFGNVEENVELKVKILGESKMLENIFSDIKQFKAEFIIFASDAEKSSKLKELDNELRPGKIHAFVVLPENFDSEFSIATILQKTKFQRKVLVNIYYVPIRQESKLAGDILSSVFNSLGTREEVSVETYKLSEGEFEYNEFIYPGVIGMAILSVFIFGFMSEVEYLYRRGMLRRFYTTPINIINILIFTALVNMIELILGISVLSLFANLKGVDVGKYLPSMVLHVSIACVLLTLLSLNVLIFSKNKPSRIFVLGQIYFQVQMFAGGFYFPLKFANPVVKNFARFLPLTYTVDALRLPKHLNGFEKGHILVPIIYILLLGVNLLIFSKRLKVAEQ
- a CDS encoding phospholipase D-like domain-containing protein — its product is MRKNVGVIIVFSALSVLILVLLIEKQITNLDISVHFTETKALTNFVLEFINSSDTFLYVSALDVSHPIILSALKKLQENGVDVRILTEKPVLGLPSKLDASKGLHHVKFMVNDNGVIFGSANFSVSGLETGLNDLILFPKNHSERFKEFFLNLWEYGKIGTVKGFLVSPVDNPEEKVLRAIQKARKRIYICMYAFTDENILASIKWKQSQGIDVQIVTDKWFLRSRISKYLQGNCKIISRTMLHHKFIIVDDELFTGSTNYTESGFHKNVEMIWNTKDRRIVKMYEQVFKALLNGSW